A single window of Arvicanthis niloticus isolate mArvNil1 chromosome X, mArvNil1.pat.X, whole genome shotgun sequence DNA harbors:
- the Tex13a gene encoding testis-expressed protein 13A isoform X1 — translation MALNPEDLGSGFRHSKVSMFINEQMAKHEKGPDFYLENLSLSWEEVEDKLKAILEDSEVPTEAREACAWGSLALGVRFAHRQGCLQGHRLQWLKDLSSLHKVSALSLSPDLKQLTHQQEMEQKEVAIQLQMAQAKLEEVQRERDLLRLKIFQAELRAFPNAVRPAVAIPPAVVRRGGIRTQWSSAKENLAELMAAATGRADERANMTESALAGTITGPEEASEEPNGSFMQLLGVVKWKNYPLKRQKVGDFRHKESSMCSFSQSLNLRSAVSSEPFTVQLPASFTYSYESPFPAISPASQLSNTERPPQMYPYSVASDMSHLSDMGIHRGDHQELPKDKRFSPFRRPGDWECPWCKAVNFSRRENCFHCGKGIWLQNP, via the exons ATGGCCTTGAATCCTGAGGATCTCGGTAGTGGCTTCCGGCATAGCAAGGTGTCCATGTTCATCAATGAACAAATGGCCAAGCACGAAAAAGGCCCTGATTTCTACCTTGAGAACTTGTCCCTGTCCTGGGAAGAGGTGGAGGACAAGCTCAAAGCCATCCTTGAGGATAGTGAGGTGCCTACTGAGGCTCGGGAAGCCTGTGCCTGGGGCAGCCTGGCGTTGGGTGTGCGCTTTGCTCATAGGCAAGGCTGTTTACAAGGGCACAGGCTGCAGTGGCTGAAAGACTTGTCTAGCCTACATAAGGTGTCTGCACTCTCCTTGTCTCCAGACCTGAAGCAGCTCACCCACCAGCAAGAGATGGAGCAAAAGGAGGTAGCTATCCAGCTTCAAATGGCCCAGGCCAAACTAGAAGAAGTGCAGAGAGAGCGAGACCTACTGAGACTGAAGATCTTCCAGGCA GAGCTGAGGGCTTTCCCAAACGCAGTAAGACCAGCTGTAGCCATTCCTCCTGCTGTTGTCAGAAGAGGAGGGATAAGAACACAATGGTCAAGTGCGAAGGAAAACTTGGCAGAGTTGATGGCTGCCGCAACAGGAAGAGCAGATGAGAGGGCAAATATGACAGAATCTGCTCTGGCAGGGACAATAACTGGCCCAGAAGAGGCCTCCGAGGAACCCAATGGAAGTTTCATGCAGCTTCTTGGAGTAGTGAAGTGGAAAAATTATCCTCTGAAAAGGCAAAAAGTAGGAGATTTCAGGCACAAGGAATCATCCATGTGTTCTTTCTCTCAGTCCCTAAATCTGAGATCCGCTGTCTCCTCTGAGCCATTTACTGTTCAACTCCCAGCCTCATTCACATACTCCTATGAAAGCCCCTTCCCAGCCATATCTCCCGcatcccaactatcaaacacagaaaGACCACCTCAAATGTATCCCTACTCAGTGGCCTCTGATATGAGTCATCTGTCTGATATGGGAATCCACAGAGGAGATCATCAAGAACTACCAAAAGACAAGAGATTTTCACCATTTCGTAGGCCTGGGGATTGGGAGTGTCCTTGGTGTAAAGCTGTGAATTTTTCAAGGAGGGAAAACTGTTTTCATTGTGGGAAGGGAATTTGGCTGCAAAACCCTTAG
- the Tex13a gene encoding testis-expressed protein 13A isoform X2: protein MALNPEDLGSGFRHSKVSMFINEQMAKHEKGPDFYLENLSLSWEEVEDKLKAILEDSEVPTEAREACAWGSLALGVRFAHRQGCLQGHRLQWLKDLSSLHKVSALSLSPDLKQLTHQQEMEQKEVAIQLQMAQAKLEEVQRERDLLRLKIFQARFASHMRVLRDYRGCQHQVQARISAIVQPLNSNLP, encoded by the exons ATGGCCTTGAATCCTGAGGATCTCGGTAGTGGCTTCCGGCATAGCAAGGTGTCCATGTTCATCAATGAACAAATGGCCAAGCACGAAAAAGGCCCTGATTTCTACCTTGAGAACTTGTCCCTGTCCTGGGAAGAGGTGGAGGACAAGCTCAAAGCCATCCTTGAGGATAGTGAGGTGCCTACTGAGGCTCGGGAAGCCTGTGCCTGGGGCAGCCTGGCGTTGGGTGTGCGCTTTGCTCATAGGCAAGGCTGTTTACAAGGGCACAGGCTGCAGTGGCTGAAAGACTTGTCTAGCCTACATAAGGTGTCTGCACTCTCCTTGTCTCCAGACCTGAAGCAGCTCACCCACCAGCAAGAGATGGAGCAAAAGGAGGTAGCTATCCAGCTTCAAATGGCCCAGGCCAAACTAGAAGAAGTGCAGAGAGAGCGAGACCTACTGAGACTGAAGATCTTCCAGGCA AGATTTGCCTCCCATATGAGAGTTCTGAGAGACTACAGAGGATGTCAGCACCAGGTTCAAGCAAGGATTTCTGCGATTGTACAGCCTCTTAACAGCAACCTTCCCTAG